Proteins encoded within one genomic window of Brachybacterium muris:
- a CDS encoding SDR family oxidoreductase, with protein MHSTSPLPDTALITGAGRGRNIGSAIARGLAADGFDLALSWSAQYDQRVNREHSDVELLAQELRETGARVELLPGDLSDPEVPAALVEAALEAIGPLGALVMCHCESVDSSILDTTVESFDRHYAVNVRATWLLLKAFAEQVEPGTDTPGGAAIALTSDHTVHNLPYGATKGALDRLVLAGTAELADRGIRTNVINPGPIDTGWMTDEIRAAGAAATPGGQLGEPETVADLVRFLLSEQGGWIRGQLLFSNGGFHTPAV; from the coding sequence ATGCACTCCACTTCTCCACTCCCCGACACCGCTCTGATCACTGGTGCCGGCCGTGGGCGGAATATCGGATCCGCGATCGCGCGCGGGCTTGCGGCCGACGGCTTCGATCTGGCCCTGTCCTGGTCCGCGCAGTACGACCAACGGGTCAACCGCGAACACTCCGACGTGGAGCTGCTCGCCCAGGAGCTGCGCGAGACCGGGGCCCGGGTGGAGCTGTTGCCCGGGGACCTCTCCGACCCGGAGGTCCCCGCCGCTCTGGTGGAGGCGGCCCTGGAGGCGATCGGCCCTCTCGGTGCGCTGGTGATGTGCCACTGTGAGTCGGTGGACTCCTCGATACTGGACACCACGGTGGAAAGCTTCGACCGGCACTACGCGGTCAACGTGCGCGCCACCTGGCTGCTGCTGAAGGCCTTCGCCGAGCAGGTGGAGCCCGGCACCGACACCCCCGGCGGGGCGGCGATCGCCCTGACCAGCGATCACACCGTGCACAACCTTCCCTACGGCGCCACCAAGGGGGCGCTGGACCGCCTGGTGCTGGCCGGCACCGCGGAGCTGGCGGATCGCGGCATCCGCACCAACGTGATCAACCCCGGACCGATCGACACCGGCTGGATGACCGACGAGATCCGCGCCGCCGGTGCCGCGGCCACTCCGGGCGGGCAGCTGGGCGAGCCGGAGACCGTCGCTGATCTGGTGCGCTTCCTGCTGTCCGAGCAGGGCGGCTGGATCCGCGGCCAGCTGCTGTTCTCCAACGGCGGGTTCCATACGCCAGCGGTGTGA
- a CDS encoding purine-cytosine permease family protein, which produces MQPGAPVATTATAGGGLIETAGIEIIGESERTAKPRDLFWSWFAANVSVFGMSYGSYLLGFGISFWQATIVALIGIPISFALCGLVAIAGKRGSAPTMVLSRAAFGVHGQKVPGIVSWLTSIGWETSLAITAVLATATVLDTLGVASGGVVTVIAAILIALLIVTASVLGYHTIMKLQSILTWATGAMTMLFMILTIPHIDLTAVMSAPAGPPQAMIGGLVMVMTGFGLGWINIAADWSRYQKRSTSDGKIVAWNTIGGAAAPMVLVIFGLLLAGSDPELLTAIEGDPIGALISILPLWALIPFWIVAVLTLVSGAVLGIYSSGLTLLSLGIDIPRPAAAAIDGVILTIGTIWVAFFASSFVGPFQSFLITLGVPVAAWAGILIADVLTRRADYDEAALFDAKGRYGAFDWTSLITMAVASILGWGLVVNSFADDAPWNNWQGYLLEPLGLGTFVEDPAGSYWDGNWAYANLGVLLALVLSFLVTLVARHGKIRRQEEGAVARGESVLSAD; this is translated from the coding sequence ATCCAGCCCGGCGCCCCCGTGGCCACCACCGCCACCGCCGGCGGCGGGCTGATCGAGACCGCAGGCATCGAGATCATCGGCGAGTCCGAGCGCACCGCGAAGCCGCGGGACCTGTTCTGGTCGTGGTTCGCCGCCAACGTGTCCGTGTTCGGCATGAGCTACGGCTCCTACCTGCTGGGCTTCGGCATCTCCTTCTGGCAGGCCACGATCGTGGCGCTGATCGGCATCCCCATCAGCTTCGCGCTGTGCGGTCTGGTCGCCATCGCCGGCAAGCGCGGCAGCGCGCCCACGATGGTGCTCTCCCGTGCGGCGTTCGGCGTGCACGGCCAGAAGGTGCCGGGCATCGTCTCCTGGCTCACCTCGATCGGCTGGGAGACCAGCCTGGCGATCACCGCCGTCCTGGCCACCGCCACTGTGCTGGACACCCTCGGGGTGGCCTCCGGCGGGGTGGTCACCGTGATCGCGGCGATCCTCATCGCGCTGCTGATCGTGACCGCCTCGGTGCTGGGCTACCACACGATCATGAAGCTGCAGTCGATCCTGACCTGGGCCACCGGCGCGATGACCATGCTGTTCATGATCCTCACCATCCCGCACATCGACCTGACTGCGGTGATGAGCGCCCCGGCCGGCCCGCCCCAGGCGATGATCGGCGGCCTGGTGATGGTGATGACCGGCTTCGGGCTGGGCTGGATCAACATCGCGGCCGACTGGTCGCGCTACCAGAAGCGCTCCACCTCCGACGGGAAGATCGTCGCCTGGAACACCATCGGCGGTGCTGCGGCCCCCATGGTGCTGGTGATCTTCGGCCTGCTGCTGGCCGGCTCCGACCCCGAGCTGCTCACCGCGATCGAGGGCGATCCGATCGGTGCGCTGATCTCGATCCTGCCGCTCTGGGCGCTGATCCCGTTCTGGATCGTGGCGGTGCTGACGCTGGTCTCCGGCGCGGTGCTGGGCATCTACTCCTCGGGCCTGACCCTGCTGAGCCTCGGGATCGACATCCCCCGCCCCGCGGCCGCCGCGATCGACGGCGTGATCCTCACGATCGGCACCATCTGGGTGGCGTTCTTCGCCAGCAGCTTCGTGGGCCCCTTCCAGAGCTTCCTGATCACCCTCGGTGTCCCGGTCGCAGCCTGGGCCGGCATCCTCATCGCCGACGTGCTCACCCGCCGCGCCGACTACGACGAGGCCGCCCTGTTCGATGCGAAGGGCCGCTACGGCGCCTTCGACTGGACCTCCTTGATCACCATGGCGGTCGCCTCGATCCTGGGCTGGGGCCTGGTGGTCAACTCCTTCGCCGACGACGCCCCCTGGAACAACTGGCAGGGCTACCTGCTGGAGCCCCTGGGCCTGGGCACCTTCGTGGAGGACCCGGCCGGCTCCTACTGGGACGGCAACTGGGCCTACGCCAACCTGGGCGTGCTGCTGGCGCTGGTGCTGAGCTTCCTGGTCACCCTCGTGGCGCGCCACGGGAAGATCCGCCGCCAGGAGGAGGGTGCCGTGGCGCGGGGCGAGTCCGTGCTGAGCGCGGACTGA
- a CDS encoding VIT1/CCC1 transporter family protein: MSTADPTFDTATAADPSTAGEAPSARRETGYQQRLNQLRAAVLGANDGIVSVAATVVGVAGVTTATGPILAAGTAAVVGGAVSMALGEYVSVSSQSDSEKAKISAAKQELEQDPRSAHDELAAHWRDQGLAPETAEQVATELQRQDALGARLSIEGDIDPDDIVSPWHAAIASFLAFFLGALLPMAAILLPPPELRIPITFASTLVALALTGWIAAKVGDANPVRASLRVVLGGALALGVTFVIGSLLGQAGLNI, from the coding sequence ATGAGCACCGCCGACCCCACCTTCGACACCGCCACCGCCGCTGATCCCTCCACTGCCGGCGAGGCTCCCTCGGCTCGCCGGGAGACCGGGTACCAGCAGCGGCTGAACCAGCTGCGGGCCGCGGTGCTGGGGGCGAACGACGGCATCGTCTCGGTCGCTGCCACCGTGGTCGGCGTGGCCGGCGTGACCACCGCGACCGGCCCGATCCTCGCGGCAGGGACCGCCGCGGTGGTGGGCGGGGCGGTGTCGATGGCGCTGGGTGAGTACGTGTCGGTCTCCAGCCAGTCGGACTCGGAGAAGGCGAAGATCAGCGCTGCGAAGCAGGAGCTGGAGCAGGATCCGCGGTCCGCTCACGATGAGCTGGCGGCCCATTGGCGCGACCAGGGCCTCGCGCCGGAGACCGCCGAGCAGGTGGCCACCGAGCTGCAGCGGCAAGACGCGCTGGGGGCACGCCTGTCGATCGAGGGCGACATCGATCCGGACGACATCGTCAGCCCGTGGCATGCGGCGATCGCCTCGTTCCTGGCGTTCTTCCTGGGGGCGCTGCTGCCGATGGCAGCGATCCTCCTGCCCCCGCCAGAGCTGCGGATCCCCATCACCTTCGCCTCCACGCTGGTGGCGCTGGCGCTGACGGGGTGGATCGCGGCGAAGGTGGGCGATGCGAACCCGGTGCGGGCCTCGCTGCGCGTGGTGCTCGGTGGCGCGCTGGCCCTGGGGGTCACCTTCGTGATCGGCTCCCTGCTGGGCCAGGCGGGCCTGAACATCTGA
- a CDS encoding methyltransferase domain-containing protein, which translates to MSATPSTTGAHGSYTHGYGDAVLNSHRHRTAQNSAAHLLPHLREGQRLLDVGSGAGTITADLARIVGPENLVALEVREEAAAITRAELQAQGLEQTEVVVGDAHDLPFESGSFDVVHAHQVLQHVADPVTVLAQMRRVTSEGGLVSVRDSDYEAFRWYPDVPALDRWRELYLRAARQNGGTPDAGRRLLAWAHQVGFTEVTPLASTQLYATPEGRAAWAGAWVGRITGAPLGEQIVREGWADAAELASIAEAWTTWANDPDGWFTLLHAEILARP; encoded by the coding sequence ATGTCAGCGACGCCATCGACCACCGGTGCCCACGGCTCCTACACCCACGGCTATGGGGACGCGGTGCTGAACAGCCATCGCCACCGCACCGCCCAGAACTCCGCCGCTCACCTGCTGCCGCACCTGCGTGAGGGCCAGCGACTGCTGGACGTGGGCAGCGGCGCCGGCACCATCACCGCGGATCTGGCCCGCATCGTCGGCCCCGAGAACCTGGTGGCCCTCGAGGTGCGCGAGGAAGCAGCCGCCATCACCCGCGCCGAGCTGCAGGCCCAGGGGCTCGAGCAGACGGAGGTGGTGGTGGGCGATGCCCATGACCTGCCCTTCGAGTCCGGCAGCTTCGACGTGGTCCACGCCCATCAGGTGCTCCAGCACGTGGCCGATCCCGTCACCGTGCTGGCACAGATGCGCCGTGTCACCAGCGAGGGTGGCCTGGTGTCGGTGCGCGACAGCGACTACGAGGCCTTCCGGTGGTACCCGGACGTGCCCGCGCTGGACCGCTGGCGGGAGCTGTACCTGCGGGCGGCCCGCCAGAACGGGGGCACCCCCGACGCCGGCAGGCGCCTGCTGGCGTGGGCGCACCAGGTGGGCTTCACGGAGGTGACGCCGCTGGCCTCGACCCAGCTGTACGCCACCCCGGAAGGCCGCGCCGCCTGGGCGGGTGCGTGGGTCGGTCGCATCACCGGCGCGCCGCTGGGGGAGCAGATCGTGCGCGAGGGCTGGGCCGACGCCGCCGAGCTCGCGTCGATCGCCGAAGCCTGGACCACCTGGGCGAACGACCCCGACGGCTGGTTCACCCTGCTGCACGCGGAGATCCTGGCCCGGCCCTGA
- a CDS encoding MFS transporter, with protein sequence MVSSSSSAIARYRSLPTIASGSWMALAMAARAPYAMIPLGTMTAITVSTGSIATGGLASGLVAAASAVAGPLIGRAADRSGQRRVLTILTPLNAIALGLLLLAALQAWDGPLLWAICLFTGGTAVPVGSFTRARWVELARDPKDLGTALSYESTVDELSFVLGPALVGIAASTAFSAAPLAIAAALVALAGIPFALTTPRSEHAVAIGAGAGAGATERTGDGTTEATAPHRASTRTVTGEMPAIGSVPSDAPFAEHRTPAPVSASTPAPSIKRVLLAVLPAIVVMVCIGTFFGSVQAGTTARADLLGAAGSAGIVYAFMGLTSALTALLVVLLPDSVTLAARVLVGGAGMAVFIALTAFTGSLTMTGVTLMIAGLFIGPTMVTAFSLTERRTPPGGTGVAMTSMQSSVTVGQAAGASLGGALAASIGAQGAYGLATLVSIVIALVGGFVVLRRR encoded by the coding sequence GTGGTCTCCTCTTCCTCCAGCGCGATTGCGCGCTACCGCTCCCTGCCCACGATCGCTTCCGGCTCCTGGATGGCGCTGGCGATGGCCGCCCGCGCGCCCTACGCGATGATCCCGCTGGGCACGATGACGGCGATCACCGTCTCCACCGGCTCGATCGCGACCGGTGGCCTGGCCTCCGGTCTGGTTGCTGCCGCCAGCGCCGTGGCGGGCCCGCTCATCGGCCGCGCCGCCGACCGCTCCGGTCAGCGCCGCGTGCTGACGATCCTCACCCCCCTCAATGCGATCGCCCTGGGCCTGCTGCTGCTGGCGGCCCTGCAGGCCTGGGACGGCCCCCTGCTGTGGGCGATCTGCCTGTTCACCGGTGGGACCGCGGTGCCGGTGGGCTCCTTCACCCGTGCCCGCTGGGTGGAGCTGGCCCGCGACCCCAAGGACCTGGGAACGGCCCTCTCCTACGAATCCACGGTCGACGAGCTGAGCTTCGTGCTGGGCCCGGCCCTGGTGGGCATCGCCGCCTCCACCGCGTTCTCCGCCGCCCCGCTGGCGATCGCCGCGGCGCTGGTGGCGCTGGCCGGGATCCCCTTCGCGCTGACCACCCCGCGCAGCGAGCACGCTGTCGCGATCGGGGCCGGGGCCGGGGCCGGGGCCACCGAGCGGACCGGCGACGGCACCACCGAGGCGACCGCCCCGCATCGTGCCTCCACCCGCACCGTGACCGGGGAGATGCCCGCCATCGGCTCCGTCCCCTCGGACGCCCCCTTCGCCGAGCACCGCACGCCCGCTCCGGTATCGGCCTCCACACCCGCCCCGTCGATCAAGCGGGTGCTGCTGGCAGTGCTGCCGGCGATCGTGGTGATGGTGTGCATCGGCACCTTCTTCGGCTCCGTGCAGGCCGGCACCACCGCGCGGGCCGACCTCCTCGGCGCAGCAGGATCCGCCGGCATCGTGTACGCGTTCATGGGGCTGACCTCCGCCCTCACCGCCCTACTGGTGGTGCTGCTGCCGGATTCCGTGACCCTTGCGGCACGGGTGCTGGTGGGCGGCGCTGGCATGGCCGTGTTCATCGCCCTCACCGCCTTCACGGGGTCCCTGACGATGACCGGCGTGACGCTGATGATCGCGGGCCTGTTCATCGGGCCGACGATGGTCACCGCGTTCTCCCTGACCGAGCGGCGCACCCCGCCGGGCGGCACCGGGGTGGCGATGACCTCCATGCAGTCCTCGGTGACGGTGGGCCAGGCGGCCGGAGCGTCCCTGGGTGGGGCGCTGGCCGCATCCATCGGCGCGCAGGGCGCGTACGGCCTGGCCACCCTGGTGAGCATCGTGATCGCCCTGGTGGGCGGGTTCGTGGTGCTGCGCCGGCGCTAG
- a CDS encoding IclR family transcriptional regulator, protein MTIPNPALSALATASTPPTPSALASKVPAADATLRVLSLLAGQRAPLPAARIAAELDLPRSTTYDLLSVLVEHGYVLHLAQERRYAIGPSAYEVAAGYARHAPLARVGRRVVERLVDATGESGHLASLSGSDVLYIVEERAKGRTSLVTDIGVRLPAHLTATGRAMLAQLTPAQLRTLHSGREELLRRTDAPSPATPRQLRELLRQVRADGVAWESGEVTEGFRSVAAAVLDQAGWPVAAVALTWEEHRVDEEQAQHLADRVREAAGEIARMVSGRRAG, encoded by the coding sequence ATGACCATCCCGAACCCTGCACTGTCGGCCCTGGCCACGGCGTCGACCCCGCCCACGCCGTCGGCCCTGGCCTCCAAGGTGCCCGCGGCCGATGCCACCTTGCGGGTGCTGAGCCTGCTGGCCGGGCAGCGCGCCCCTCTGCCCGCCGCACGGATCGCCGCTGAGCTGGACCTGCCTCGCTCGACCACCTACGACCTGCTGAGCGTGCTGGTCGAGCACGGGTACGTGCTGCACCTGGCCCAGGAGCGTCGCTACGCGATCGGCCCCTCGGCCTACGAGGTGGCCGCCGGTTACGCCCGCCACGCACCGCTGGCCCGGGTGGGGCGACGCGTGGTGGAGCGCCTGGTGGATGCGACGGGGGAGTCCGGGCACCTGGCGAGCCTGTCCGGCAGTGACGTGCTCTACATCGTCGAGGAACGCGCGAAGGGACGAACGTCCCTGGTCACCGACATCGGGGTGCGGCTGCCCGCGCACCTGACCGCCACCGGTCGCGCGATGCTGGCCCAGCTCACCCCCGCGCAGCTGCGCACCCTCCACTCCGGGCGCGAGGAGCTGCTGCGCCGCACCGACGCGCCTTCACCGGCGACCCCGCGCCAGCTGCGGGAACTGCTGCGACAGGTGCGGGCCGACGGGGTGGCGTGGGAGTCCGGTGAGGTCACCGAGGGTTTCCGGTCTGTCGCGGCCGCCGTGCTGGACCAGGCCGGGTGGCCCGTCGCCGCTGTGGCGCTGACCTGGGAGGAGCATCGCGTGGACGAGGAGCAGGCGCAGCACCTGGCCGATCGGGTGCGGGAGGCCGCAGGGGAGATCGCGAGGATGGTCTCCGGGCGTCGGGCGGGGTGA
- a CDS encoding siderophore ABC transporter substrate-binding protein, producing MTPISRRLFGATSVAATLGLALTACGGPTDGASGNGSGAGGAGSDAGGAEAGTVEVEDNNGTHTVEVPPKSVVATDNRTFETLEAWGVTLTAAARTLMPASNSYKDDESIIDLGSHREPKLEAVVAAEPTLIINGQRFAEFHSDFERLAPNAVILELDPREDQPFADELKRQTTVLGSIFGKETEAEQLGADLDSAMERITTAYNGSDTVMAVNVSGGEIGYIAPGKGRTLGWAFDAFDLVPALEVDGASDDHQGDDISVEAIADSNPTWILVMDRDAAVNADDPAYEPASEVLEASEALAGVTAVAEGNIVYMPADTYTNEGIQTYTEFFGTFADALEKKA from the coding sequence ATGACCCCGATCTCCCGCCGCCTGTTCGGTGCGACCTCCGTGGCCGCCACCCTGGGCCTCGCCCTGACCGCCTGCGGTGGCCCCACCGACGGCGCCTCCGGCAATGGCAGCGGCGCAGGAGGCGCAGGCTCCGACGCGGGCGGCGCCGAGGCCGGCACTGTCGAGGTCGAGGACAACAACGGCACCCACACCGTCGAGGTGCCGCCGAAGTCCGTCGTCGCCACCGACAACCGCACCTTCGAGACCCTCGAGGCCTGGGGCGTCACCCTCACCGCCGCCGCACGCACCCTGATGCCCGCCTCCAACAGCTACAAGGACGACGAGTCCATCATCGACCTGGGCAGCCACCGCGAGCCCAAGCTTGAGGCCGTCGTCGCCGCCGAGCCCACCCTGATCATCAACGGCCAGCGCTTCGCCGAGTTCCACTCCGACTTCGAGCGCCTTGCCCCGAACGCCGTGATCCTCGAGCTCGACCCCCGTGAGGACCAGCCCTTCGCCGACGAGCTCAAGCGCCAGACCACCGTGCTGGGCAGCATCTTCGGCAAGGAGACCGAGGCCGAGCAGCTCGGCGCCGACCTCGACTCCGCGATGGAGCGCATCACCACCGCCTACAACGGCTCGGACACCGTGATGGCCGTGAACGTCTCCGGCGGCGAGATCGGCTACATCGCCCCCGGCAAGGGCCGCACCCTGGGCTGGGCCTTCGACGCCTTCGACCTGGTGCCCGCCCTCGAGGTGGACGGCGCGAGCGACGACCACCAGGGCGACGACATCTCCGTGGAGGCCATCGCCGACTCCAACCCCACCTGGATCCTGGTGATGGACCGCGACGCCGCCGTCAATGCCGATGACCCCGCCTACGAACCCGCCTCCGAGGTGCTCGAGGCATCCGAGGCGCTCGCCGGTGTCACCGCGGTGGCCGAGGGCAATATCGTGTACATGCCCGCGGACACGTACACCAACGAGGGCATCCAGACCTACACCGAGTTCTTCGGCACCTTCGCCGATGCGCTCGAGAAGAAGGCCTGA
- a CDS encoding ABC transporter permease yields MSTAITPTDAPPGRRRGREKLLDWKLLIGIAAVALLLLASLLTGVYDVFGAEDGAQMFAITRVPRTIALVLAGAAMAMSGLIMQLMTQNRFVEPSTTGTTEWAGLGLILVMIAVPSASILTRMVVAIIFAFVGTMVFFMFLRRVTLRSSLIVPIIGIMLGAVVSSVSSFVALQFDALQNLGVWFAGSFTSVLRGQYEVLWIVLVVGIAVFFVADRLTVAGLGEDIATNVGVNYQRVVLLGTGLVAIATGVVTVVVGNLPFLGLIVPNVVSMIRGDDLRSNLPWVCLLGIAVVTVCDLIGRTIIMPFEVPVSLILGIVGAAVFITMILRQRRRG; encoded by the coding sequence ATGTCCACTGCGATCACCCCGACCGACGCTCCCCCCGGAAGGAGGCGCGGCCGCGAGAAGCTGCTCGACTGGAAGCTGCTGATCGGCATCGCCGCGGTCGCGCTGCTGCTGCTGGCCTCGCTGTTGACCGGGGTGTACGACGTGTTCGGCGCGGAGGACGGCGCCCAGATGTTCGCCATCACCCGCGTGCCGCGCACCATCGCCCTAGTGCTGGCCGGCGCCGCGATGGCCATGTCGGGCCTGATCATGCAGCTGATGACCCAGAACCGCTTCGTGGAGCCCTCCACCACCGGCACCACCGAATGGGCGGGCCTGGGACTGATCCTGGTGATGATCGCGGTGCCGTCCGCCTCGATCCTCACCCGCATGGTGGTCGCGATCATCTTCGCCTTCGTGGGCACCATGGTGTTCTTCATGTTCCTGCGCCGTGTCACCCTGCGCAGCTCCCTGATCGTGCCGATCATCGGGATCATGCTGGGCGCCGTGGTCAGCTCCGTCTCCAGCTTCGTGGCCCTCCAGTTCGACGCCCTGCAGAACCTCGGGGTGTGGTTCGCCGGGTCCTTCACCTCGGTGCTGAGGGGGCAGTACGAGGTGCTGTGGATCGTGCTGGTCGTGGGCATCGCCGTGTTCTTCGTTGCCGACCGGCTCACCGTGGCGGGCCTGGGCGAGGACATCGCCACCAACGTCGGCGTGAACTACCAGCGGGTGGTGCTGCTGGGCACCGGCCTGGTCGCGATCGCCACCGGCGTGGTCACGGTGGTGGTGGGCAACCTGCCCTTCCTGGGGCTGATCGTCCCGAACGTGGTCTCCATGATCCGCGGCGACGACCTGCGCTCGAACCTGCCGTGGGTGTGCCTGCTGGGCATCGCGGTGGTCACCGTGTGCGACCTGATCGGCCGCACCATCATCATGCCGTTCGAGGTGCCGGTGTCCCTGATCCTGGGGATCGTGGGCGCCGCCGTGTTCATCACGATGATCCTGAGGCAGCGTCGCCGTGGCTGA
- a CDS encoding iron chelate uptake ABC transporter family permease subunit yields the protein MAERDDTRISRPSSTRGGSAATDHAVRRRLGSPPADGAADVSTAPTDTAMDLGAMGAPTSREGNRWAVRRRGAGRRGAAGGTGATGRTGSSVRSDSSGRTEAKPATRPGRSSSGAFPDASAHRRYWYVMGGLVVLALAFGFGLLAIGNPMPPGSRGFWLIAELRATSILVMVIAAFCQATATIAFQTVTNNRILTPSIMGFESLYTVIQTGSIYFLGVAGVIALQGTGQFLAQVAIMVVLSVLLYGWLLRGRYANMQVMLLIGIIIGGGLGSVSSFMQRLLTPSEFDVLTARLFGSVTNAEVEYLPYAIPLCLVAGVLIWLNARTLNVIALGRDVCINIGVDHGRQTIYTLVLVSVLMAVSTALIGPMTFFGFLVATLTYQLAGTHDHRRLLPVGVLVGFVVLAGAYFVMNHVFYAQGVVSIIIELVGGTVFLIVIMRKGRL from the coding sequence GTGGCTGAGCGCGACGACACCCGGATCAGCCGCCCCAGCAGCACCCGGGGCGGCAGCGCCGCGACCGATCACGCCGTGCGCCGGCGCCTGGGCTCCCCGCCCGCCGACGGCGCGGCCGACGTCTCCACCGCCCCCACCGACACCGCGATGGACCTGGGCGCCATGGGCGCCCCCACCTCCCGAGAGGGCAACCGCTGGGCAGTGCGCCGACGCGGCGCGGGCCGACGGGGCGCCGCCGGTGGCACGGGGGCGACGGGCCGCACGGGCTCGTCGGTTCGCAGCGACTCGTCGGGACGCACAGAGGCCAAGCCCGCCACCCGCCCGGGCCGCAGCAGCTCCGGCGCCTTCCCCGACGCCTCGGCCCATCGCCGCTACTGGTACGTGATGGGCGGCCTGGTGGTGCTGGCCCTCGCCTTCGGCTTCGGCCTGCTGGCCATCGGCAACCCCATGCCGCCGGGCTCGCGCGGCTTCTGGCTGATCGCCGAGCTGCGCGCCACCTCCATCCTGGTGATGGTGATCGCCGCGTTCTGCCAGGCCACCGCCACCATCGCCTTCCAGACCGTCACCAACAACCGCATCCTCACCCCGTCGATCATGGGCTTCGAGTCCCTGTACACGGTGATCCAGACCGGCTCCATCTACTTCCTCGGCGTGGCCGGGGTGATCGCCCTGCAGGGCACCGGGCAGTTCCTGGCGCAGGTGGCGATCATGGTGGTGCTCTCGGTGCTGCTGTACGGCTGGCTGCTGCGCGGCCGGTACGCGAACATGCAGGTGATGCTGCTGATCGGCATCATCATCGGCGGCGGGCTGGGCTCCGTCTCCTCCTTCATGCAGCGCCTGCTCACCCCCAGCGAGTTCGACGTGCTCACCGCCAGACTGTTCGGCTCGGTCACCAACGCCGAGGTGGAGTACCTGCCCTACGCGATCCCGCTGTGCCTGGTGGCCGGGGTGCTGATCTGGCTGAACGCCCGCACCCTGAACGTGATCGCCCTGGGCCGGGACGTGTGCATCAACATCGGCGTGGACCACGGCCGCCAGACCATCTACACCCTGGTGCTGGTCTCGGTGCTGATGGCCGTCTCCACGGCCCTGATCGGCCCCATGACCTTCTTCGGCTTCCTGGTCGCCACCCTCACGTACCAGCTGGCCGGCACCCACGACCACCGCCGTCTGCTGCCCGTGGGCGTGCTGGTGGGCTTCGTGGTGCTGGCAGGCGCCTACTTCGTGATGAACCACGTGTTCTACGCGCAGGGCGTCGTCTCCATCATCATCGAGCTCGTCGGCGGGACCGTGTTCCTGATCGTCATCATGCGGAAGGGTCGCCTGTGA
- a CDS encoding ABC transporter ATP-binding protein codes for MITIDTVSKRYVSSSGTVEIGPVSVQIPPGGVTALVGPNGAGKSTLLTMVGRLLGIDEGAIEVAGYDVSSTASKDLAKVLSVLRQENHFITRLTVRQLVGFGRFPYSKGRLTALDEQKISEAIDFLNLDELEDRYLDQLSGGQRQRAYVAMVLAQDTEYVLLDEPLNNLDMQHSVQMMGRLRDAARELGRTIVVVLHDINFAAHYADHIIAMKDGAVVEHGPVETIMDGAVLSRVFNTPVQVVEGPNGPLAVYY; via the coding sequence GTGATCACCATCGACACCGTGAGCAAACGGTACGTCTCCAGCTCCGGCACCGTGGAGATCGGGCCGGTCTCCGTGCAGATCCCGCCCGGCGGGGTGACCGCCCTGGTGGGCCCCAACGGCGCCGGCAAGTCCACCCTGCTCACCATGGTGGGGCGCCTGCTCGGCATCGACGAGGGCGCCATCGAGGTGGCCGGGTACGACGTCTCCTCCACCGCCTCCAAGGACCTCGCCAAGGTGCTCTCGGTGCTGCGGCAGGAGAACCACTTCATCACCCGCCTCACCGTGCGGCAGCTGGTGGGCTTCGGCCGCTTCCCCTACTCCAAGGGGCGCCTGACCGCTCTGGACGAGCAGAAGATCAGCGAGGCCATCGACTTCCTGAACCTCGACGAGCTGGAGGACCGCTACCTCGACCAGCTCTCCGGCGGGCAACGCCAGCGGGCCTATGTGGCGATGGTGCTGGCCCAGGACACCGAGTACGTGCTGCTGGACGAGCCGCTGAACAACCTGGACATGCAGCACAGCGTGCAGATGATGGGCCGCCTGCGCGACGCCGCCCGGGAGCTGGGCCGCACCATCGTGGTGGTGCTGCACGACATCAACTTCGCCGCCCACTACGCCGATCACATCATCGCCATGAAGGACGGCGCCGTGGTGGAGCACGGGCCCGTGGAGACGATCATGGACGGCGCTGTACTGTCCCGCGTGTTCAACACCCCCGTGCAGGTGGTGGAGGGCCCCAACGGACCGCTGGCCGTGTACTACTGA